The DNA region GGTTCTTCTTGACTCTTATGATTGGAGCGGTACTCTTTTTTCTATTTTTCATTTTTACGGCAGAACATAGGATATTGCGTATAAAATCTTGGTGGGCATTGGCACAAAATAGTGTTTTAGAGATTTTCCCCGAAGCCGTAGCGGCACGCTTAAGAGTTCCGACAGAGGTTGAACCGTATCAGATAGGACACTCGCTTAATGCTATTCATAACGGGGGACTTTTTGGCGTTGGAGTATCAAACGGAACTTTTAAGTTAGGATTTTTAAGTGAAGTTCATACTGACTTTATTTTAGCAGGACTTGCCGAGGAGTTCGGATTTATCGGGGTTTTAGTCGTTGTAAGTATATTTATATTGATGCTTCAGAGAATTTTTAAGATTGCAAATAGAACAGATGATTCAAGAATATATCTATTTAGTTTGGGTATCGGATTTTTACTAGCTTTTGCATTTTTAGTAAATGCATACGGAATCAGTGGAATTACCCCGATTAAAGGAATCTCCGTTCCGTTTTTAAGCTATGGCGGATCTTCGATTTTAGCTGCTTCCGTCGGAATAGGTATGGTTTTGATGGCATCGAAAAAAATAAAAATGGATTGAGATGGAGAAATAGATGAAGTTTTGCATAACGGGCGGAGGAACGGGCGGACATTTGATGATTGCAGAGGCTCTGGTCGAAGCTGCGGTAAATGACGGACATGAAGCCATCTTTATAGGCTCGATGAGTGGGCAGGATAGAAAATATTTTGAATCGCACAGCCTTTTTTCACATGTATATTTTTTGGAAACGACAGGCGTCGTAAACCAAAAAGGTTTTGGTAAATTAAAAGCTCTTTGGTTGGTGCTTCGTGCTTTTTTTGCTTCAAGAAAAATACTAAAAAAACATAATATTGAAGCAACTTACAGTGTGGGCGGATTTTCGGCCGCTCCCGCATCTTTTGCAACTTTAAGCCTCTTTAAACCTCTTTTTATACATGAACAAAATGCAGTTGAGGGAAGATTAAATTCGCTCTTAAAGCCATTTAGCAAAAGATTTATAAGCGCATATGATAAAAATTCTCCCATTCAAGGCTATCCCGTTAAAGATGAATTTTTTAAGAGCGCAAGAGTGAGAAGCGAGATAAAAACTATTATTTTCTTAGGCGGTTCACAGGGTGCAAAAGCTATAAATGATTTGGCTTTAAGTATGGCAAAAGAGCTACAAAAATCAGGTATAAAGATAATCCATCAAGCCGGCGAGAGGGATTTTGAGAGAGTAAAAAAAGAGTATGAAGAGTTGCAGGTAGAAGCAGAACTTTATGCATTTACAAAAGAGATGAGTCATCTTATGTCAAGAGCAGATTTGGCAGTAAGCCGCTCAGGTGCGAGTACGCTTTGGGAGTTGTGTGCAAACGGTTTGCCTGCACTATTTATCCCGTTTCCTCATGCGGCATCCGATCATCAATACCATAACGCCAAGTTTATAGTTGAAAATGATTTAGGTTGGTGCAAGAGAGAAGATGAAGATTTAAAATCAATTTTAATTTCAATTTTGCCTCAAAACCTAGAGAGTAAAAGCAAAGCCCTTTTAGAACGCTCAAGCAGAGATGTGGCAAAAAAGATGATTCAGGATGCGGTTGGCTGATTCTTTTGTGTTAAAGAGAACTTTTAATAAAATAAAGTAGAATATTAGCAGTAAATTACTAAGCATAAAGGATTTTATATGAAATACACATTGAAATTTAGGATTTGGCACTGGTTAAATGCGATAGTTATTCTTGGGTTGCTTGGAACTGTATTTTTACGAAAAACATTCCTTAGCTACAAAACAAATGCAGAAATTATCATGGCTAAGCTTGCCGACATGGGAACCGAAATTGAGCTAGAAGATGCAAAAAGCATAGCAAGGTCAATAAGAAATGTTATGTGGGAGTGGCACCTTTGGCTTGGCTATGCTTTGGCATTTTTACTTTTGTACAGAATAGTACTGTTTTTTATTGATGAGAGCAACAAGGCGGATTTTAGTTCCTTGTCTCTCCATAAAAAAGGCGTGAAAATTTCATACTATGTGATATATGCAACAATTTTATTTATGACTATAAGCGGTTTTGCAATCTATCTTCAGCGAGCTTTGGGCTTAAGTGAAGATATGGTTAGATTTATAAAAGAGGCGCATGAAGCTATCTATTATGTTATTTTGATTTTTGTTCCGCTTCATATAGCAGGTGTTATCGTAGCTGATGTAAAAGAGGAACATGGACTCGTTTCAACCATGATAAACGGAAAAACAAAAGAGAATTTTTAAATTAAAGGTATAAAAATGGTTAAAATCAATAGTACGGCTCCTGAGTTTTGTCTGCCAAACCAAGATGATGTCGAGATATGTTTGAGAGATTTGAAAGGCAAGTGGATAGTGCTATATTTTTATCCAAAAGACAGTACTCCGGGGTGTACGACCGAAGCTTGTGATTTTAGCGATGCCGCACCGGATTTTGGAAGCTTAAATGCTATTGTAATAGGAATTAGTGCAGACAGTACGAAAAAACATCGTGACTTTATAGAGAAAAAAGATCTCTTTATAACACTGCTTAGCGATGAAGATACTTCAATGCTGCAAGAGTACGGTGTTTGGCAGTTGAAAAAAAATTACGGCAAAGAGTATATGGGGATAGTCCGCACGACCCTGATTATAGACCCAAGCGGCGTTATAAGAGCAATTTGGGAGAAAGTAAAAGTTAAAGATCACGCACAAGAGGTTATGAAAAAGCTTCAAGAGTTGCAGGCATAAACATTATTAGGTAAAAGCTTTTCTTAAATATTTTTTGGGTAAAATTCGCCGATTTTCTTTGCCGCAGATAAAGCCAAAGAAATATTCAGAGGCATATATCATAAAGTCAGTGCAACTCCCTCTTTAGGTGCAGATTTGCCCGATATTGCCGAAGCTAACTGACAAACCATTCGATTAGAAACGCAAATCGGAACAAAGTCCCGCTTTGCTACGCTAGCCGCTATGGCACTAAAGATTGCCTCTCTTTGAGGCAAAAAAATTAAATTTTGGCTACAAAAGCCCTTAAAGGACCTTAAATGGTAACTATGAAAGACCTATTGGAATGTGGTGTACACTTCGGACACCAAACTCGTCGTTGGAATCCGAAAATGAAAAAATATATTTTCGGTGTTCGTAAAAATATCTATATTATAGATTTACAAAAGACTCTTCGTTACTTCCGTAACACTTACCAAATCGTTGTAGATGCAGCGGCAGAGGGTAAAACAGTTCTTTTCGTCGGTACTAAAAAACAAGCTCGCGCTTCTGTTAGAGACGCTGCAATCGCTTGTGGAATGCCGTATGTAGACAATAGATGGTTAGGCGGTATGCTTACAAACTTCCCGACTATTCAAAAATCTATCCGTAAACTTGATGTTATTTCTGAAATGCAAGAAAACGGTCAAATCGACCTTTTAACTAAAAAAGAAGCACTTATGCTTTCTCGCCAAAAAGAGAAACTGGAAGTATACTTCGGCGGTATCCGCAATATGAAAAAGCTTCCTGATATGCTTTTCGTTATGGATGCTGTTAAAGAGCACATCGCTGTTTTAGAAGCTCGTTGTTTAGGTATCCCTGTTGTTGCTCCTCTTGACACGAACTGTGATCCGGATCTAATCACTCACCCAATCCCGGGAAATGACGATGCAATCCGCTCTATCCAACTTTTCTGTCGTGAAATGACTGAAGCTATTAATGAAGGTAAAGCGTTAAGAAGCGGCGGTCGTGATGATATCCAACAAGAATCGGCACAAGAATCTGTTCAAGAAGATGTGGATGCTTTTGAAGTAGAAGATTTCGATACAGAGGAAGCATAATCATGGCAGAAATTACGGCATCAATGGTAAAAGATCTGCGCGCAGCTACCGATGCGCCGATGATGGATTGTAAAAAAGCTCTTGTTGAGAGTGACGGAGATATGGAAAAAGCAACTGCTTGGCTAAAAGAGAGAGGTATCGCTCAATCAGCTAAAAAAGCTGATCGTATCGCTGCTGAAGGTCTTGTCGGCTTTAAAATAGCAGATGATTTTTCAAAAGCTACGGTAGTTGAGATTAACTCAGAGACTGACTTCGTTGCTCAAAATGAAGGCTTCAAAAACTTAGTTTTAAAAACAACGGAAGAGATTTATGCTACTTCGCCTGCCGATGTTGAGAGCCTAAAAGCTACTGCATTCGGTTCATACTTCAGCGAAGCCGTTATAAAAATCGGTGAGAAGATAGAACTTCGCCGTTTTAAAACTATCAAAGCTGACGATGAGACAGTTGCGATTAACGGTTATATTCACTCAAACAACCGTATTGCCGTTATCGTAGCTGCTAAGTGTGACAGTAAAAAAACTGCCGATGCACTTCGTCCGATGCTTAAAAATGTAGCAATGCACGCATCTGCTATGAAACCTAAAACGCTATCTTTCAGAGATTTTGATATGGATTTCGTAACATCTGAGACAATCGGCAGAATTGAAGCGATTAAAAAAGAGAACGAAGAGTTTGCTCGTTTGAAAAAGCCTCTTAAAAATGTTCCTCAGTTTATCTCAATGTGTCAATTAACCGATGAAGTTTTAGCTAAAGCTGAAGCAGAAATCAAAGACACATTAAGAGCGCAAAATAAACCTGAAAGCATTTGGGACAAAATCGTTCCTGGTCAATTAGCTCGTTTTATCGACGATAACACGACTTTAGACAAAGAACTTGCTCTTTTAGATCAAACTTATGTTTTAAATGACAAACTAACAGTTGCACAAGCTGTTGAAGCGGCTGCTAAAGAAGCAGGCGGAACTGCTGAAATCGTAGATTTCGTTCGTCTTGAAGTAGGCGAAGGAATCGAGAAAAAAGTTGACGACTTTGCTGCTGAAGTTGCAGCTCAAATGGGTTAAGGATTTTATCCTTAACCTTCCTTAGATAAAAACCACTCTTTTAAAAAATCTTTTACTATCTTGCACCTCACTTATTTATAATATACAACACCTAAAAAAATGATATAATTTTTCTACATAACTCAAAGGGTTCTCTTTGAAAAAAAACAGAATAATTATTATCGGCGGCGGTTACGGCGGTCTTCGTGTTGTTGAAAAGTTAGCAAAAAATCCTCAAAATGAGATAATACTTTTTGATAAAAACCCGTACCATTTTATGCAAACCGATGTATATGACTTGATAGCAAATGAAGATGATTTTGCACAGGTTACGGTTGATCTTTTTACTTTTTGTTCAGGATTTGACGGCAATGTAACTTTTTTAAAGCAAGAAGTAGGCAATGTTGATTTTAAAAACAAAAAGGTGATTACTTGCGTACAGAGATATAGTTATGATTATCTTGTGATAGCTGCCGGTGCCCGTACAAAATTTGCGGCAGATGTTGTTGGGCTTCGTGAGTATGCCCACGGTATAAAGGCACTTCATCGCGCCATGTATTTTAAACAAAAATTCGAGATGTCGCTATTTCATAGGGTTGATGAGGGCGGAACAAGCTGTACTCCGATTAGCATTATCGTTGCGGGTGCGGGTCTTAGCGGAGTTGAAATAGCGGCTCAAATGGCATCATTTTCTAAAGAGTTTTATAAAAATAATAATTTTATTTGTAGAAAATTAAATATTGTCTTAGTAAATTCCGCTAAACATGTTTTAGGAGGATTTGAAGAAGAACTTGCCGATAAGACGGATAAAAGATTAAGAGAGTTGGATGTAATTATCAAAAATGAGAGAAAAGTAGTCGAGGTTACGCAAAACAGCGTGAAGCTCAGCGGCGGTGAGATATTGGATATGGATTTTATGATATATACCGGCGGTATAGAGCCAAACGGTTTGGTGCAAAATCTGGCACTGGATAAAAATGATAGAGGGTATATCGTTTCAAATAAATATCTGCAATCTCAAAATTATAGCGAGGTATTTGCTATCGGCGACTGTACGACGATATACAATAATGATAAAATCGTACCTCCGACTGCCGATACTGCGGAGCAGATGGGCGAGTTATGTGCAAAAAACATAAATAATCTTATTTCAAACAAACCTTTGATAGAGCATAACATCAAGTCGCGGGGTGTGCTTATAGCTCTTGGAAGAGGTTATGCCGTAGCTAAAGTTTTCGGGTTTTATTTCAGCGGTTATTTTGCTTATATAATAAAAAAAATTATTGAGAAAGTTTATGCAAAAAGGCTAGAGATTCGTTCACAAAGAGGGTGTAAAAAGATATTTTGCGAGTAAATAGGTTATAATCCTTTTATGAATTTATTATCTGCAAAAAAATTATCACACACATTTGATTATGAGCTTTTTTCCGATGTCTCGCTTGACTTACACGAGTCGGAATCAATAGCAATTATTGGAATAAGCGGCAGCGGAAAGTCGACTCTTCTTAATATTCTCTCAACCCTTTTAAAACCGGATGAGGGGAGCGTCTCCATATTCGGTGAAGAGGTTTCATCTATGAATAAGAAGAGATTGTCTGAAATAAAAAGAGATGATCTTGGACTTGTTTTTCAATCCCACTACCTGTTTAAAGGTTTTACATCCTTGGAAAATTTGGAAGTCGCTGCAATCCTCTCAAACCAGAGTGTAGATGCCGAACTTTTAAAAAGATTAAAGATAGACGGTACAATGAAGCAAAAAG from Sulfurimonas sp. includes:
- a CDS encoding FtsW/RodA/SpoVE family cell cycle protein, coding for MADRKLFTFVSMLIGISIFLIYSLSVYTTILFGVNEFHFAIRQTAFGFLSILIIWLLAQGDPDKLLTPIGFTLFIGSAILMIAMPFLPGFLVSAVGGAKRWIKVFGFSLAPVEFFKVGFVYFLAWSFSRRLGHHGGMGVKEEFIRFTPYGIVFILSMFIIAFVQNDLGQVVVLGLTLLFMLMFAGSSFRFFLTLMIGAVLFFLFFIFTAEHRILRIKSWWALAQNSVLEIFPEAVAARLRVPTEVEPYQIGHSLNAIHNGGLFGVGVSNGTFKLGFLSEVHTDFILAGLAEEFGFIGVLVVVSIFILMLQRIFKIANRTDDSRIYLFSLGIGFLLAFAFLVNAYGISGITPIKGISVPFLSYGGSSILAASVGIGMVLMASKKIKMD
- the murG gene encoding undecaprenyldiphospho-muramoylpentapeptide beta-N-acetylglucosaminyltransferase; this translates as MKFCITGGGTGGHLMIAEALVEAAVNDGHEAIFIGSMSGQDRKYFESHSLFSHVYFLETTGVVNQKGFGKLKALWLVLRAFFASRKILKKHNIEATYSVGGFSAAPASFATLSLFKPLFIHEQNAVEGRLNSLLKPFSKRFISAYDKNSPIQGYPVKDEFFKSARVRSEIKTIIFLGGSQGAKAINDLALSMAKELQKSGIKIIHQAGERDFERVKKEYEELQVEAELYAFTKEMSHLMSRADLAVSRSGASTLWELCANGLPALFIPFPHAASDHQYHNAKFIVENDLGWCKREDEDLKSILISILPQNLESKSKALLERSSRDVAKKMIQDAVG
- a CDS encoding cytochrome b/b6 domain-containing protein translates to MKYTLKFRIWHWLNAIVILGLLGTVFLRKTFLSYKTNAEIIMAKLADMGTEIELEDAKSIARSIRNVMWEWHLWLGYALAFLLLYRIVLFFIDESNKADFSSLSLHKKGVKISYYVIYATILFMTISGFAIYLQRALGLSEDMVRFIKEAHEAIYYVILIFVPLHIAGVIVADVKEEHGLVSTMINGKTKENF
- the bcp gene encoding thioredoxin-dependent thiol peroxidase, translated to MVKINSTAPEFCLPNQDDVEICLRDLKGKWIVLYFYPKDSTPGCTTEACDFSDAAPDFGSLNAIVIGISADSTKKHRDFIEKKDLFITLLSDEDTSMLQEYGVWQLKKNYGKEYMGIVRTTLIIDPSGVIRAIWEKVKVKDHAQEVMKKLQELQA
- the rpsB gene encoding 30S ribosomal protein S2, which codes for MVTMKDLLECGVHFGHQTRRWNPKMKKYIFGVRKNIYIIDLQKTLRYFRNTYQIVVDAAAEGKTVLFVGTKKQARASVRDAAIACGMPYVDNRWLGGMLTNFPTIQKSIRKLDVISEMQENGQIDLLTKKEALMLSRQKEKLEVYFGGIRNMKKLPDMLFVMDAVKEHIAVLEARCLGIPVVAPLDTNCDPDLITHPIPGNDDAIRSIQLFCREMTEAINEGKALRSGGRDDIQQESAQESVQEDVDAFEVEDFDTEEA
- the tsf gene encoding translation elongation factor Ts, whose protein sequence is MAEITASMVKDLRAATDAPMMDCKKALVESDGDMEKATAWLKERGIAQSAKKADRIAAEGLVGFKIADDFSKATVVEINSETDFVAQNEGFKNLVLKTTEEIYATSPADVESLKATAFGSYFSEAVIKIGEKIELRRFKTIKADDETVAINGYIHSNNRIAVIVAAKCDSKKTADALRPMLKNVAMHASAMKPKTLSFRDFDMDFVTSETIGRIEAIKKENEEFARLKKPLKNVPQFISMCQLTDEVLAKAEAEIKDTLRAQNKPESIWDKIVPGQLARFIDDNTTLDKELALLDQTYVLNDKLTVAQAVEAAAKEAGGTAEIVDFVRLEVGEGIEKKVDDFAAEVAAQMG
- a CDS encoding FAD-dependent oxidoreductase, with protein sequence MKKNRIIIIGGGYGGLRVVEKLAKNPQNEIILFDKNPYHFMQTDVYDLIANEDDFAQVTVDLFTFCSGFDGNVTFLKQEVGNVDFKNKKVITCVQRYSYDYLVIAAGARTKFAADVVGLREYAHGIKALHRAMYFKQKFEMSLFHRVDEGGTSCTPISIIVAGAGLSGVEIAAQMASFSKEFYKNNNFICRKLNIVLVNSAKHVLGGFEEELADKTDKRLRELDVIIKNERKVVEVTQNSVKLSGGEILDMDFMIYTGGIEPNGLVQNLALDKNDRGYIVSNKYLQSQNYSEVFAIGDCTTIYNNDKIVPPTADTAEQMGELCAKNINNLISNKPLIEHNIKSRGVLIALGRGYAVAKVFGFYFSGYFAYIIKKIIEKVYAKRLEIRSQRGCKKIFCE
- a CDS encoding ABC transporter ATP-binding protein produces the protein MNLLSAKKLSHTFDYELFSDVSLDLHESESIAIIGISGSGKSTLLNILSTLLKPDEGSVSIFGEEVSSMNKKRLSEIKRDDLGLVFQSHYLFKGFTSLENLEVAAILSNQSVDAELLKRLKIDGTMKQKVTELSGGQQQRISIARVLTKQPRILFVDEPTGNLDKVTAHEVMDIFFEYIQKHKAGMILVTHDEELAHRCHKVYKLINKELVKVN